One part of the Sorangiineae bacterium MSr11954 genome encodes these proteins:
- a CDS encoding HTTM domain-containing protein gives MSPAPAPRSRSTTAIDIASLAAFRIVFGLSMAFAVGRFFWHGWIAEYYYVPKHFFHYYGFAWVRPWPYPFMHVHYALMGLAALGIALGIAYRASAVVFCALFTYAHFIDKTNYLNHYYLVSCLALLMIFLPLDRAASFRVWRRPEEAWDRAPGWALGLVRFQVGLVYVFGGIAKLKKDWLIYGQPLTIWLGANTDFPVIGRWFPYKEFAVGFSWAGALFDLTVVPFLLWRRSRPFAYAAAVAFHLITARLFQLGMFPWIMMGAALVFFDPSWPRRWMERARLLRPASEVPWSPPSMPKWGRVLGALYIGWHILAPLRHMIYPGNVLWTEQGFRFAWNVMLMEKNGAVELTVVEPSTGKRWTVSPLDHLTRYQTKMMSTQPDMILEFAHIVAEDFARKGHPAIEAHVEATVALNARRPQPLIDPRADLVREEDGLGPKAWILPFRDTPPEM, from the coding sequence GTGTCTCCCGCGCCGGCACCCCGTTCACGCTCGACGACCGCGATCGATATCGCGTCGCTGGCCGCATTTCGGATCGTGTTCGGGCTGTCGATGGCCTTCGCCGTCGGGCGGTTCTTCTGGCACGGCTGGATCGCCGAATATTACTACGTTCCAAAGCACTTCTTTCACTATTACGGCTTCGCGTGGGTGCGGCCGTGGCCCTACCCGTTCATGCACGTGCACTATGCACTCATGGGGCTGGCCGCGCTGGGCATCGCGCTCGGCATCGCCTACCGGGCCAGCGCCGTCGTCTTTTGTGCCCTCTTCACCTACGCGCACTTCATCGACAAGACGAATTACCTCAATCATTATTATCTCGTCAGCTGCCTCGCGCTGCTGATGATTTTTCTCCCCCTCGACCGCGCGGCCTCGTTTCGCGTGTGGCGCAGGCCGGAGGAGGCGTGGGATCGGGCGCCGGGGTGGGCGCTCGGGCTGGTGCGCTTTCAAGTCGGCCTCGTTTACGTCTTCGGCGGGATTGCCAAGTTGAAGAAGGATTGGCTGATTTACGGCCAGCCGCTCACCATTTGGCTGGGGGCCAACACCGACTTTCCCGTGATCGGTCGGTGGTTTCCGTACAAAGAGTTCGCCGTGGGGTTCAGCTGGGCGGGTGCGCTGTTCGATCTCACCGTGGTCCCCTTCCTTCTCTGGCGAAGGAGCCGCCCCTTTGCCTATGCCGCGGCGGTGGCATTCCATCTGATCACCGCGCGCCTCTTTCAGCTGGGGATGTTCCCATGGATCATGATGGGCGCCGCGTTGGTCTTTTTCGACCCGAGCTGGCCGCGCCGGTGGATGGAGCGCGCGCGACTTTTGCGCCCCGCCTCCGAGGTCCCTTGGTCCCCACCGAGTATGCCGAAGTGGGGGCGCGTGCTCGGAGCCCTGTACATCGGATGGCACATTCTCGCGCCACTCCGGCACATGATCTATCCGGGCAATGTGCTGTGGACCGAACAGGGATTTCGCTTTGCGTGGAACGTGATGCTCATGGAGAAGAACGGCGCCGTCGAGCTCACGGTCGTGGAGCCCTCGACCGGGAAGCGCTGGACGGTTTCGCCGCTCGACCATTTGACGCGTTACCAAACGAAGATGATGTCGACGCAGCCGGACATGATCCTGGAGTTCGCCCACATCGTGGCCGAGGACTTCGCGCGCAAAGGACACCCCGCCATCGAAGCGCACGTGGAGGCGACCGTCGCCCTGAACGCGCGCCGCCCGCAGCCGCTCATCGACCCGCGCGCCGATCTCGTGCGGGAGGAGGACGGCCTCGGGCCGAAGGCTTGGATCCTTCCGTTCCGAGATACGCCACCCGAAATGTAA